One Mya arenaria isolate MELC-2E11 chromosome 7, ASM2691426v1 genomic window carries:
- the LOC128241100 gene encoding globin, polymeric component P2-like produces MGCTLATPPPGLVDNRELAQILSPEDIKVVQETWLYLQDDMSRMGLEIFKRFFAQNGDLKRLFYKKLHCSGVTLENVAHIPFDERKLMSHGLVVMEALGAAVECLHDSDQLSLLLIGVGERHVLYGVQREMIPRLWPAIVSVIEEYLGEHFSSKAGRSWERVFQYIGSRVIEGIERWHKNMDVEKQLEPDQH; encoded by the exons ATGGGTTGTACGTTGGCGACTCCTCCCCCTGGGCTCGTTGACAACAGGGAACTGGCCCAGATTTTGTCCCCTGAGGACATAAAAGTTGTTCAAGAAACCTGGCTTTACCTGCAAGACGACATGTCAAGGATGGGACTGGAGATATTTAAACG gTTCTTTGCGCAAAATGGTGATCTCAAAAGGCTGTTCTACAAGAAACTCCATTGTTCAGGCGTGACGTTGGAAAACGTCGCTCACATTCCATTCGATGAACGAAAGCTTATGTCACATGGGCTTGTAGTCATGGAAGCGCTTGGTGCCGCAGTCGAATGTCTTCAtgacagtgatcaactatcattGCTTTTAATTG GTGTTGGTGAGAGACATGTTCTGTATGGTGTACAACGAGAAATGATCCCG CGTCTGTGGCCAGCGATTGTGTCAGTGATCGAAGAATACTTGGGGGAGCATTTCAGCTCAAAGGCGGGGCGGTCCTGGGAGCGGGTGTTTCAGTATATCGGATCAAGAGTAATTGAAGGCATTGAAAGATGGCATAAGAACATGGACGTTGAAAAACAACTGGAACCCGATCAACACTGA